In a single window of the Candidatus Methylomirabilota bacterium genome:
- a CDS encoding branched-chain amino acid ABC transporter permease encodes MSLGGRLLAGALLALLLALPFVPMGVMSQYVLHVVIQIFVWSFIGQAWSLMGRFGLVSLGHGAFLGVGAYTTTLLWNYYSLTPWVGVLLAVAAAVAIAVVLGIPCFRFRVIGHYFALVTLAVGEVIRLLIIAERDWTGGSLGASLKTAGTASGLWTLQFADKRVFYYASLAVFLAGLWVWDRVDRSMARSALEAIGEDETAAASVGIHVTRFKLGITVLSAALTAVGGVLYAQYISYVNPDTLSGIGVSLKIVFAVVLGGMYSLLGPLVGTALTTALSEGLRIAFGLKLLGMAETIYGLLLIIFIIFLPAGIYGSLHQLIRRRATKTAPA; translated from the coding sequence ATGAGCCTCGGCGGCCGCCTCCTCGCGGGAGCCCTCCTCGCGCTCCTCCTCGCCCTTCCCTTCGTTCCCATGGGGGTCATGAGCCAGTACGTGCTCCACGTGGTCATCCAGATCTTCGTCTGGTCCTTCATCGGCCAGGCCTGGTCCCTGATGGGGCGCTTCGGCCTGGTCTCTCTCGGCCACGGCGCCTTCCTCGGGGTGGGCGCCTACACCACCACCCTCCTCTGGAACTACTACTCGCTCACGCCCTGGGTCGGCGTCCTGCTCGCCGTGGCCGCGGCGGTGGCCATTGCCGTGGTGCTCGGTATCCCGTGCTTCCGCTTCCGCGTCATCGGCCACTACTTCGCGCTGGTCACCCTGGCGGTGGGCGAGGTCATCCGCCTCCTCATCATCGCCGAGCGCGACTGGACGGGCGGGTCGCTCGGGGCGAGCCTCAAGACCGCGGGAACCGCGTCCGGACTCTGGACACTCCAGTTCGCTGACAAGCGCGTGTTCTACTACGCCTCCCTGGCCGTCTTTCTGGCCGGACTCTGGGTCTGGGACCGGGTGGATCGGAGCATGGCGCGCTCGGCGCTCGAGGCCATCGGCGAGGACGAGACGGCGGCGGCCTCGGTGGGCATCCACGTGACGCGCTTCAAGCTGGGCATCACCGTGCTCTCGGCGGCGCTCACGGCCGTGGGCGGCGTGCTCTACGCCCAGTACATCTCCTACGTCAACCCGGACACGCTGTCGGGCATCGGGGTGTCCCTCAAGATCGTGTTCGCCGTGGTGCTGGGCGGCATGTATTCCCTGCTGGGGCCGCTCGTGGGTACGGCGCTGACCACGGCGCTGTCCGAGGGGCTGCGGATCGCCTTCGGGCTCAAGCTTCTCGGCATGGCGGAGACGATCTACGGCCTCCTCCTCATCATCTTCATCATCTTCCTGCCCGCGGGGATCTACGGGTCCCTTCA
- a CDS encoding branched-chain amino acid ABC transporter permease, which yields MIDPIFLVEAAINGILLGGVLALLALGLNLIFGVLDIVWIAYVDLVMLCMYGIYFLNAVYGWPIWAAGVASLAIGALLGVGVHLLIISPILTSAPINQLLATGGLLFFLQSFATFLWTTDHKTVRLSLPSYEIAGIFLPATRLIPFAISILAVIALYVFLTRTYIGTAIRAVSQDRDAMALMGANPQRIYIVTSAVGGLMAGLAGALLIFQYSVHPFFGAQFGPLTFMVCVLGGLGNMVGAFIASFIMSEIIAIGGVVISTEMGYVIAFVIFIIMMFVRPGGILARRE from the coding sequence ATGATCGATCCGATCTTCCTCGTGGAGGCGGCCATCAACGGCATTCTCCTGGGCGGCGTGCTCGCGCTGCTCGCCTTGGGCCTCAATCTGATCTTCGGCGTGCTGGACATCGTCTGGATCGCCTACGTGGATCTCGTCATGCTGTGCATGTACGGTATCTACTTCCTCAACGCCGTCTATGGCTGGCCCATCTGGGCGGCCGGCGTGGCGTCCCTGGCCATCGGCGCGCTGCTCGGCGTCGGCGTGCACTTGCTCATCATCTCGCCCATCCTGACGAGCGCCCCCATCAACCAGCTGCTCGCCACGGGGGGGCTCCTCTTCTTCCTGCAATCCTTCGCCACGTTCCTGTGGACGACCGACCACAAGACGGTGCGCCTCAGCCTGCCCAGCTACGAGATCGCGGGGATCTTCCTGCCCGCCACGCGGCTCATCCCCTTTGCCATCTCCATTCTGGCTGTGATCGCGCTCTACGTGTTCCTCACGCGCACCTATATCGGCACGGCCATCCGCGCGGTGTCCCAGGACCGCGATGCCATGGCCCTGATGGGCGCCAATCCCCAGCGCATCTACATCGTCACCTCCGCGGTGGGCGGGCTCATGGCGGGGCTGGCCGGGGCCCTCCTCATCTTCCAGTACTCCGTGCATCCGTTCTTCGGCGCCCAGTTCGGGCCGCTCACCTTCATGGTGTGCGTGCTGGGCGGTCTGGGGAACATGGTGGGCGCCTTCATCGCCTCCTTCATCATGAGCGAGATCATCGCCATCGGGGGCGTGGTCATCTCCACCGAGATGGGCTACGTCATCGCCTTCGTGATCTTCATCATCATGATGTTCGTGCGGCCGGGCGGCATCCTGGCCAGGCGCGAATGA